The Telopea speciosissima isolate NSW1024214 ecotype Mountain lineage unplaced genomic scaffold, Tspe_v1 Tspe_v1.0502, whole genome shotgun sequence genome includes a window with the following:
- the LOC122648136 gene encoding probable CoA ligase CCL12 isoform X1, whose protein sequence is MIVRFPSLQARQTNLGSLMEIHGPKLLGSLYQDPITSFGLFQKFTVQHPDVYWSLVLKELSVTFREGPRCILDTSDKSKHGGTWLPSSVLNIAESCLLPMNSPRKRDEDVVVIWRDEGSDDAPVNRMTLRELREQVMMVANALDTLFSKGDAIAIDMPMTATAVAVYLAIILAGLVVVSIADSFVSKEIATRLRVSNAKGIFTQDFIRRGGRNFPLYSRVVEAGSCKAIVIPAIGKDVAVQLRKHDLSWKDFLSRVDHLPRPNHYFPVYQSMYSVTNILFSSGTTGEPKAIPWTQLSPIRSAADAWAQINIKTGDVFCWPTNLGWVMGPTVLYSCFLIGASLALYHGSPLGRGFGNFVQEAGVTCLGTVPSLVKTWKSTQCMEGLDWTKIKSFASTGEASNFDDDLWLSSKAYYRPIIECCGGTELASSYIQGNFLQPQAFGAFSAASMTTGFVILDEHGVPYPDDQPCVGEVALFPVYMGATDRLLNANNEEVYFKGMPMYKGMHLRRHGDILKRTVGGYFLVQGRADDTMNLGGIKTSSVEIERVCDRADDSVLETAAISVAPVNGGPEQLVMFVVLKKGYSSTQEQLKMKFSRAIQSNLNPLFKVSHVRIIMEFPRTASNKLLRRVLRDQIKAELASHSRL, encoded by the exons ATGATTGTTCGATTTCCCAGCTTGCAGGCTAGACAAACAAATCTAGGGAGTTTGATGGAAATTCATGGCCCAAAGCTTCTAGGGTCATTGTATCAGGATCCTATAACAAGCTTTGGCCTCTTTCAGAAGTTCACTGTACAACACCCAGAT GTCTACTGGTCACTTGTTTTGAAGGAGCTTTCTGTTACATTTCGTGAAGGCCCGAGATGTATCTTAGATACCTCTGACAAATCAAAGCATGGGGGTACATGGCTGCCGAGTTCGGTCTTGAACATTGCTGAATCCTGTCTGTTACCAATGAATTCTCCGAGAAAACGGGACGAAGATGTGGTTGTCATATGGAGGGATGAAGGGTCAGATGATGCTCCCGTTAACCGTATGACACTAAGAGAACTTCGTGAACAAGTGAT GATGGTGGCAAATGCATTGGACACATTGTTCTCAAAGGGTGATGCAATTGCGATTGACATGCCAATGACAGCCACTGCAGTTGCTGTATACTTGGCAATCATCCTTGCAGGACTTGTGGTTGTATCAATAGCAGATAGCTTTGTATCAAAGGAAATTGCTACCCGCTTGCGTGTGTCCAATGCAAAAGGCATCTTTACTCAG GACTTCATACGTAGAGGAGGTAGAAATTTTCCTCTGTATAG TCGGGTTGTTGAAGCGGGTTCATGCAAAGCAATTGTAATCCCTGCTATTGGAAAGGATGTAGCTGTTCAACTAAGGAAGCATGACTTGTCATGGAAAGATTTTCTTTCACGAGTTGACCACCTTCCTAG ACCGAATCATTACTTTCCAGTGTATCAATCCATGTATTCCGTGACAAATATTCTATTTTCATCTGGAACCACAG GAGAACCAAAGGCTATTCCATGGACACAACTTTCTCCGATTCGATCTGCAGCTGATGCATGGGCACAAATAAATATCAAAACTGGGGATGTCTTTTGCTGGCCAACAAATCTAGGGTGGGTGATGGGACCTACTGTATTATATTCGTGCTTCCTCATTGGTGCTAGTCTAGCCCTCTATCATGGATCTCCTCTTGGTCGTGGTTTTGGTAATTTCGTTCAA GAAGCAGGTGTGACTTGCTTGGGTACAGTCCCAAGCCTAGTGAAAACATGGAAGAGTACGCAGTGTATGGAAGGACTGGATTGGACAAAGATAAA GTCATTTGCTTCTACTGGAGAAGCCTCCAATTTTGATGATGACCTATGGCTTTCTTCAAAGGCTTATTACAGGCCTATCATCGAATGCTGTGGAGGTACAGAGCTTGCATCTTCATACATTCAAGGAAATTTTCTGCAACCACAAGCCTTTGGAGCGTTTAGTGCAGCATCAATGACGACTGGCTTTGTCATCCTTGATGAACATGGAGTTCCTTAT CCAGATGATCAACCTTGTGTTGGAGAAGTGGCTTTATTTCCAGTCTACATGGGAGCAACTGATAGATTGCTCAATGCTAATAATGAGGAGGTCTACTTCAAAGGAATGCCAATGTACAAAGGAATG CACCTCAGAAGACATGGAGATATACTTAAGAGAACTGTTGGTGGCTATTTTCTAGTACAGGGAAGGGCTGATGACACCATGAATCTTGGTGGCATCAAG ACAAGTTCAGTTGAAATTGAACGTGTGTGTGACCGAGCTGATGACAGTGTGTTGGAGACTGCTGCTATTAGTGTCGCACCAGTCAATGGGGGACCAGAACAATTGGTCATGTTTGTGGTGTTAAAGAAAGGATATAGTAGTACACAAGAACAGTTGAAGATGAAATTCTCGAGAGCAATCCAAAGCAACCTCAATCCCTTGTTTAAG GTGAGCCATGTTAGGATTATCATGGAGTTCCCAAGAACTGCTTCAAACAAGTTACTGAGGAGAGTTCTAAGGGACCAAATAAAAGCTGAACTTGCCTCTCACAGTCGACTTTAG
- the LOC122648136 gene encoding probable CoA ligase CCL12 isoform X2, with the protein MIVRFPSLQARQTNLGSLMEIHGPKLLGSLYQDPITSFGLFQKFTVQHPDVYWSLVLKELSVTFREGPRCILDTSDKSKHGGTWLPSSVLNIAESCLLPMNSPRKRDEDVVVIWRDEGSDDAPVNRMTLRELREQVMMVANALDTLFSKGDAIAIDMPMTATAVAVYLAIILAGLVVVSIADSFVSKEIATRLRVSNAKGIFTQDFIRRGGRNFPLYSRVVEAGSCKAIVIPAIGKDVAVQLRKHDLSWKDFLSRVDHLPRPNHYFPVYQSMYSVTNILFSSGTTGEPKAIPWTQLSPIRSAADAWAQINIKTGDVFCWPTNLGWVMGPTVLYSCFLIGASLALYHGSPLGRGFGNFVQEAGVTCLGTVPSLVKTWKSTQCMEGLDWTKIKSFASTGEASNFDDDLWLSSKAYYRPIIECCGGTELASSYIQGNFLQPQAFGAFSAASMTTGFVILDEHGVPYPDDQPCVGEVALFPVYMGATDRLLNANNEEVYFKGMPMYKGMTSSVEIERVCDRADDSVLETAAISVAPVNGGPEQLVMFVVLKKGYSSTQEQLKMKFSRAIQSNLNPLFKVSHVRIIMEFPRTASNKLLRRVLRDQIKAELASHSRL; encoded by the exons ATGATTGTTCGATTTCCCAGCTTGCAGGCTAGACAAACAAATCTAGGGAGTTTGATGGAAATTCATGGCCCAAAGCTTCTAGGGTCATTGTATCAGGATCCTATAACAAGCTTTGGCCTCTTTCAGAAGTTCACTGTACAACACCCAGAT GTCTACTGGTCACTTGTTTTGAAGGAGCTTTCTGTTACATTTCGTGAAGGCCCGAGATGTATCTTAGATACCTCTGACAAATCAAAGCATGGGGGTACATGGCTGCCGAGTTCGGTCTTGAACATTGCTGAATCCTGTCTGTTACCAATGAATTCTCCGAGAAAACGGGACGAAGATGTGGTTGTCATATGGAGGGATGAAGGGTCAGATGATGCTCCCGTTAACCGTATGACACTAAGAGAACTTCGTGAACAAGTGAT GATGGTGGCAAATGCATTGGACACATTGTTCTCAAAGGGTGATGCAATTGCGATTGACATGCCAATGACAGCCACTGCAGTTGCTGTATACTTGGCAATCATCCTTGCAGGACTTGTGGTTGTATCAATAGCAGATAGCTTTGTATCAAAGGAAATTGCTACCCGCTTGCGTGTGTCCAATGCAAAAGGCATCTTTACTCAG GACTTCATACGTAGAGGAGGTAGAAATTTTCCTCTGTATAG TCGGGTTGTTGAAGCGGGTTCATGCAAAGCAATTGTAATCCCTGCTATTGGAAAGGATGTAGCTGTTCAACTAAGGAAGCATGACTTGTCATGGAAAGATTTTCTTTCACGAGTTGACCACCTTCCTAG ACCGAATCATTACTTTCCAGTGTATCAATCCATGTATTCCGTGACAAATATTCTATTTTCATCTGGAACCACAG GAGAACCAAAGGCTATTCCATGGACACAACTTTCTCCGATTCGATCTGCAGCTGATGCATGGGCACAAATAAATATCAAAACTGGGGATGTCTTTTGCTGGCCAACAAATCTAGGGTGGGTGATGGGACCTACTGTATTATATTCGTGCTTCCTCATTGGTGCTAGTCTAGCCCTCTATCATGGATCTCCTCTTGGTCGTGGTTTTGGTAATTTCGTTCAA GAAGCAGGTGTGACTTGCTTGGGTACAGTCCCAAGCCTAGTGAAAACATGGAAGAGTACGCAGTGTATGGAAGGACTGGATTGGACAAAGATAAA GTCATTTGCTTCTACTGGAGAAGCCTCCAATTTTGATGATGACCTATGGCTTTCTTCAAAGGCTTATTACAGGCCTATCATCGAATGCTGTGGAGGTACAGAGCTTGCATCTTCATACATTCAAGGAAATTTTCTGCAACCACAAGCCTTTGGAGCGTTTAGTGCAGCATCAATGACGACTGGCTTTGTCATCCTTGATGAACATGGAGTTCCTTAT CCAGATGATCAACCTTGTGTTGGAGAAGTGGCTTTATTTCCAGTCTACATGGGAGCAACTGATAGATTGCTCAATGCTAATAATGAGGAGGTCTACTTCAAAGGAATGCCAATGTACAAAGGAATG ACAAGTTCAGTTGAAATTGAACGTGTGTGTGACCGAGCTGATGACAGTGTGTTGGAGACTGCTGCTATTAGTGTCGCACCAGTCAATGGGGGACCAGAACAATTGGTCATGTTTGTGGTGTTAAAGAAAGGATATAGTAGTACACAAGAACAGTTGAAGATGAAATTCTCGAGAGCAATCCAAAGCAACCTCAATCCCTTGTTTAAG GTGAGCCATGTTAGGATTATCATGGAGTTCCCAAGAACTGCTTCAAACAAGTTACTGAGGAGAGTTCTAAGGGACCAAATAAAAGCTGAACTTGCCTCTCACAGTCGACTTTAG